The following DNA comes from Pomacea canaliculata isolate SZHN2017 linkage group LG10, ASM307304v1, whole genome shotgun sequence.
GAAAGGCAAGAaagcatatacatgtatctaaAACTTGAGCTTTGTTTAACTAACAAATTGTACCCAGTAAAGTGACATAATGGAGACCTTTGTAGCACATCTTTGCAGCAGTCTTGTCAGCTGTTGTAGTATTGAGGTTTGTCAGAATTTTGACTGTAAAAGATAAAGTAATTTGAAAAAGCAGAAGCATGAGTTTGATGCTAGgatatttttccagttttttcaGGGTTTTCTTCCTCTAGATTGTGGTACCATCAtctgtttatgtatttttaaaattttgtttgtagcCAGTTACATTTACATGTCTtagataatttttctttaattgtgcAGTTATTGAGGGAGGCACCTATTGACCTTTCACCTAGAAAAGAACGACCCATTCCTGTGTCAGTAATAGTGCCCAACAATCTAAGCAGAATTCCTGATAGCTGCAAACCCTTGCGAAAACGCTGCTTTTCTGATATTAGCTTTGAAGGGAGTTTTGACCAAGCCAGAGCTGCTGAGAAGCCTGCAAAAGATCTGCTGCAGGACTTTGTGAAAGACAACAGTTGTTCCATGGTTTTATCTGAACTGGGGCGTGTCAGTGcccaacaaaaacaagtggAACGAACTAGGCTGGATGAAATTCGTCAGAGGCTGCAGTCTCCAGTGCTGTCTTCAAACATTCAATCACAAACATCTGTTTCTGTCTTAGATTTGGGTCACCCACAGCAACTTTCAAAGACTACAGCATTACCAGTGACACTACCTTTGACCCCCGTGTCTCCTCCAGCCACTGCAAAGTCACTGAACATCCTTTCTAGCATTCCTATGCTTCCACTTCCAAACACAGACTGCACCATCACCCTGCAACATGTTTCCCACCCTTTGGACAGACCTATTGCTATCCCACTCACTCAGACCCCAATTGTACAGGTTATTGTGGTAAATGGCTTAAATGCATCAACACCCCAGTGTGTCAAGCCACAGTGTTCAGTTTCTGTGGGTAAGAACAAGTCTGAACAGTACTGCCCTATAGCCCCTGCCCCAGCCACAGTGAAGTCCCCTTGCGGGGTGCAGATGGATGAAGATGGCACAACATGTGATGGCAAACGCCGCCGAACCCACGTCTGCAGCTACAAGTCATGTCAGAAGACGTATTTCAAGAGCTCCCATTTGAAAGCACACATCAGAACTCATACTGgtaattgattttattcttgtctTCTTTGAAATGGTCtctgtatgtgagagagagagaagcaagaggccacttattaatatttctttatgaaaagtatttctcatttttattttcctatgtgattaaaaaaattttatatatgaaATTCCTGTCTGTTTCCCAGGAGAAAAACCATTTGTCTGTGAGTGGGCAAAGTGTGGGCGGAGATTTGCACGATCTGATGAACGTTCACGTCATATGAGAACTCATACGGGTGAAAAGAAATTTCCTTGCCCTTCCTGTGATCGAAAGTTCATGCGCAGTGACCATCTTGCCAAGCACATGCGACGCCATGCTGCCAACAAGAAGAACTGATAGGAAGTGAACTTGACATACAGTGGTCACTGAGTGAAAAGTAGCCTGTTCATGTCTAGCAGAAGTTTACTGTAATTTCTGGATGAAGAAAGTGTTTAGGGCTGCTTGAATTGTAtatgtgatatttaaaaaaacaaatcatttgttGCTGAGTGCTTTTCTTGTCATAGGCTTCTAAGGTTAGCAACTTGCATTTATTGCCAACATATTAGGGAGAATAGCCATCTGTTAACATTTCTGTTTGAGTAAATGTAATATTTGTGGTTCACTCAAAAATGCATAGCCAAGCAAACTGCTTGACATCTAAGCAAGATTTATCCGAGGAGATAAAATCGCTGGGAGGAGTTGTGTGAATCTTTTTCGGCTAATATGCCCTGCAGTTGTTcacttacattttgttttttatatacttttcaCAAGTTGGCTTTATGagaaaagtaaagcaaaagttaaaaagtaatatttatatattctatatgaattttcaaaggaaagtgttggtcttttttttaaaggcaaaataaattttaaagaaatatgcaTGTGGTTAAATACCTTACTTGCTGTTTCTTATTCAAGTAATTTAatgccttgttgatgcggcggaaaaaaagagttttcaaGTTTATGAATAGATGCACATTTCCACCATGacaattattgttatttttaacttattaCTAAATTATTGGTGCCATTGAATGTGGTCACAATTGCTGCACCCTTGTGTTAAATGTCAAGTTGGCTTTGAAATGAAGAATTGAGAGTGTGTTCCATGCATAAAAGTGTATGCTTGATCCtccattgttaaaaaaaaaccaacccattAACCTCT
Coding sequences within:
- the LOC112573945 gene encoding Krueppel-like factor 10 isoform X2 codes for the protein MPCGAGEATCKDAMAEQVAAETLLSFSNSGQDRMLQNNMVDFSGHNGCPTPPHSEDGSSNPYAATEFIQDASICCVAAKKESRLAQLLREAPIDLSPRKERPIPVSVIVPNNLSRIPDSCKPLRKRCFSDISFEGSFDQARAAEKPAKDLLQDFVKDNSCSMVLSELGRVSAQQKQVERTRLDEIRQRLQSPVLSSNIQSQTSVSVLDLGHPQQLSKTTALPVTLPLTPVSPPATAKSLNILSSIPMLPLPNTDCTITLQHVSHPLDRPIAIPLTQTPIVQVIVVNGLNASTPQCVKPQCSVSVGKNKSEQYCPIAPAPATVKSPCGVQMDEDGTTCDGKRRRTHVCSYKSCQKTYFKSSHLKAHIRTHTGEKPFVCEWAKCGRRFARSDERSRHMRTHTGEKKFPCPSCDRKFMRSDHLAKHMRRHAANKKN
- the LOC112573945 gene encoding Krueppel-like factor 10 isoform X1, which produces MVCSLTLKMNEHYFMYPASPPATPQSDFESMPCGAGEATCKDAMAEQVAAETLLSFSNSGQDRMLQNNMVDFSGHNGCPTPPHSEDGSSNPYAATEFIQDASICCVAAKKESRLAQLLREAPIDLSPRKERPIPVSVIVPNNLSRIPDSCKPLRKRCFSDISFEGSFDQARAAEKPAKDLLQDFVKDNSCSMVLSELGRVSAQQKQVERTRLDEIRQRLQSPVLSSNIQSQTSVSVLDLGHPQQLSKTTALPVTLPLTPVSPPATAKSLNILSSIPMLPLPNTDCTITLQHVSHPLDRPIAIPLTQTPIVQVIVVNGLNASTPQCVKPQCSVSVGKNKSEQYCPIAPAPATVKSPCGVQMDEDGTTCDGKRRRTHVCSYKSCQKTYFKSSHLKAHIRTHTGEKPFVCEWAKCGRRFARSDERSRHMRTHTGEKKFPCPSCDRKFMRSDHLAKHMRRHAANKKN